In the Hordeum vulgare subsp. vulgare chromosome 7H, MorexV3_pseudomolecules_assembly, whole genome shotgun sequence genome, one interval contains:
- the LOC123411912 gene encoding DJ-1 protein homolog E-like, whose protein sequence is MAPSKKVLMLCGDYMEDYEAAVPFYALAGLGVAVHCAAPGKAPGDPCPTAVHDFLGYDLYTELPGHRFRVTADFAAAAADPSSYDALVVPGGRFVEQLSVDPEAVALVRAFAAELRRPVLLTCHSQVLLAAAGAMAGVRCTAFFSLRPVVELAGGTWVDPDPFSLCVADGHVLTAIGWPAHGEIIAQLLRAMGARVHGGRGQGVLFLCGDYVDDYEANVPFRALAGVGCRVEAACPTKRKGEACVTAIYEDVAGAAPGTVSDEKRGHNFAMTVDWADIDVDDYECVVVPGGRSPELLVTKEEAVALVAKFAAKGKVVGSIDQGHLVLAAAGLLKGKRCASGVPMRVISNLAGAVGVEPEGAVADGKLVTAASWPDLAEFIAHLVDLLGITVSF, encoded by the exons ATGGCGCCGTCCAAGAAGGTGCTGATGCTGTGCGGCGACTACATGGAGGactacgaggcggccgtgcccttcTACGCGCTGGCCGGCCTGGGCGTCGCCGTCCACTGCGCCGCGCCGGGCAAGGCCCCCGGCGACCCCTGCCCCACCGCCGTGCACGACTTCCTCGGCTACGACCTCTACACGGAGCTCCCCGGCCACCGCTTCCGCGTCACCGCCGACTTCGCCGCCGCGGCGGCCGACCCGTCCTCGTACGACGCGCTCGTCGTCCCGGGCGGCCGCTTCGTGGAGCAGCTCAGCGTTGACCCCGAGGCGGTCGCGCTCGTCCGGGCGTTCGCGGCCGAGCTGCGCAGGCCGGTCCTGCTCACGTGCCACAGCcaggtcctcctcgccgccgcgggcGCCATGGCCGGCGTCCGGTGCACCGCCTTCTTCAGCCTGCGGCCCGTGGTGGAGCTGGCCGGCGGGACCTGGGTCGATCCCGATCCCTTCAGCCTCTGCGTCGCCGATGGCCACGTCCTGACCGCCATCGGGTGGCCCGCGCACGGCgagatcatcgcgcagctcctgcGTGCCATGGGCGCGCGAGTCCACGGCGGGCGCGGCCAGGGCGTCCTCTTCCTCTGCGGC GACTACGTGGACGACTACGAGGCGAACGTGCCCTTCCGCGCGCTGGCCGGCGTGGGATGCCGCGTGGAGGCGGCGTGCCCGACGAAGCGCAAGGGCGAGGCGTGCGTCACGGCGATCTACGAAGACGTCGCCGGCGCAGCACCCGGCACGGTGAGCGACGAGAAGCGCGGGCATAACTTCGCGATGACCGTGGACTGGGCCGACATCGACGTCGACGACTACGAGTGCGTGGTCGTGCCCGGCGGCCGCTCGCCGGAGCTGCTGGTGACCAAAGAGGAGGCGGTGGCGCTGGTGGCGAAGTTCGCCGCCAAGGGGAAGGTGGTCGGCAGCATCGACCAGGGCCACCTCGTCCTCGCCGCGGCGGGGCTCCTCAAGGGCAAGAGGTGCGCGAGCGGGGTGCCCATGAGGGTGATCTCCAACCTCGCCGGTGCGGTGGGCGTGGAGCCCGAAGGAGCGGTCGCCGACGGAAAGCTCGTGACGGCGGCGAGCTGGCCGGACCTTGCCGAGTTCATAGCTCACCTCGTGGATCTCTTAGGCATCACCGTCTCCTTCTGA
- the LOC123411612 gene encoding uncharacterized protein LOC123411612, which produces MEKCRSVPHEHAAAYYGCGGGYDYEDVGRGGGGTAVKSYSFNGPSAGDDPEAKRRRRVASYNVFASQARLKSSVRGSFKWLKSKLSDVRYGGL; this is translated from the coding sequence ATGGAGAAGTGCAGATCGGTGCCGCACGAGCACGCGGCGGCGTACTACGGGTGCGGCGGCGGGTACGACTACGAGGACGTGGGCCGTGGCGGCGGTGGCACGGCGGTCAAGTCGTACAGCTTCAACGGCCCCAGCGCCGGCGACGACCCGGAGGCgaagcggcggcggcgggtggcGTCGTACAACGTGTTCGCCTCGCAGGCCCGGCTCAAGTCCTCCGTCCGTGGCAGCTTCAAGTGGCTCAAGTCCAAGCTCTCCGACGTCCGCTACGGTGGCCTCTGA